A window from Drosophila yakuba strain Tai18E2 chromosome 3L, Prin_Dyak_Tai18E2_2.1, whole genome shotgun sequence encodes these proteins:
- the LOC26534774 gene encoding uncharacterized protein LOC26534774, giving the protein MCICSTKVLKFSLLAFIHIAAGFNGAQIAKDITLLDKLVGHHHVMLIISLALCVIILVVFLLAIFAAIKDHILALNVTLICLIIKVVAKGVIVIVCTVTIETSIENTAAHLWFFLCWKFTTICMILTLFYYMRLTEPSREAV; this is encoded by the exons ATGTGCATTTGTTCAACTAAAGTACTCAAATTCAGTCTTTTGGCATTCATACATATTGCCGCA GGATTTAATGGCGCGCAAATAGCAAAGGACATCACTTTGCTGGACAAACTGGTGGGTCACCATCATGTTATGCTTATTATAAGTTTAGCACTCTGTGTCATAATACTAGTTGTTTTCTTACTTGCCATATTTGCTGCGATTAAAGATCACATATTGGCTTTGAACGTG ACTCTCATTTGCTTGATTATTAAGGTTGTGGCAAAGGGTGTTATCGTAATTGTGTGTACAGTAACGATAGAAACAAGTATAGAAAATACCGCCGCCCATCTTTGGTTCTTTCTGTGCTGGAAGTTTACG ACTATCTGTATGATCTTAACTCTATTCTATTATATGCGGCTAACTGAGCCTTCAAGGGAAGCTGTCTAA
- the LOC26535057 gene encoding uncharacterized protein LOC26535057, which translates to MCFCPTIALKVGLLFMIPITAGINGAQIAKDVSIWNALEGHHYVMIVISLSVSAFVLSTLVVLIYATICNKIRILKVIMLIFAGIVLVKLGILFVCISTEMNPGKTAAHPMFMVCWVLTFLCMAAIILYWLRLYDIANEAD; encoded by the exons ATGTGCTTTTGTCCCACAATTGCTCTCAAAGTTGGGCTTTTGTTTATGATACCCATAACCGCA GGCATTAATGGCGCACAAATAGCAAAAGATGTTTCCATATGGAATGCATTAGAGGGACACCATTATGTAATGATTGTTATAAGCCTATCTGTGTCCGCATTTGTACTGTCGACTTTAGTTGTTTTAATATATGCGACGATCTGTAATAAAATTCGAATATTAAAAGTG aTAATGTTGATTTTTGCAGGAATCGTCCTGGTGAAACTAGGAATTCTCTTCGTGTGTATAAGTACGGAAATGAATCCGGGTAAGACGGCAGCTCATCCCATGTTTATGGTATGCTGGGTCCTTACG TTTTTATGTATGGCCGCTATAATTCTATACTGGCTTCGGCTATATGACATTGCAAACGAAGCCGATTGA
- the LOC6533327 gene encoding uncharacterized protein LOC6533327 isoform X4, protein MMDDQETRGIQRLLCGTKIGICKLITFLVWVVNFIFTCADVYIYYDKLKEYLDCWNCLFRSYMIIALVINVLMVPLLILGLFFIYLHFSREIRIYATVLFVATWLQMMLTVLFAQKYQTVGDVLRIWRNRKSLEFFESLPVLRCFGT, encoded by the exons ATGATGGATGATCAGGAAACACGAGGTATTCAAAGATTACTCTGCGGTACGAAGATAGGCATCTGCAAACTGATCACCTTCTTAGTATGGGTAGTAAATTTC ATTTTCACCTGTGCggatgtttatatatattatgacAAGCTGAAGGAATACCTGGATTGCTGGAATTGTTTGTTCAGGTCCTACATGATTATCGCTCTAGTCATAAATGTCCTTATGGTTCCGCTGCTAATCTTGGGCCTTTTCTTCATATATCTGCATTTTTCCAGGGAAATACGCAtt TACGCAACAGTACTCTTCGTAGCAACTTGGTTGCAGATGATGCTGACTGTTCTGTTTGCACAGAAGTACCAAACTGTAGGAGATGTACTGCGAATATGGAGAAATCGCAAGAGTTTGGAGTTCTTCGAAAGCC TGCCAGTGCTGCGGTGTTTTGGGACCTGA
- the LOC6533327 gene encoding protein late bloomer isoform X1, with translation MMDDQETRGIQRLLCGTKIGICKLITFLVWVVNFIFTCADVYIYYDKLKEYLDCWNCLFRSYMIIALVINVLMVPLLILGLFFIYLHFSREIRIYATVLFVATWLQMMLTVLFAQKYQTVGDVLRIWRNRKSLEFFESRCQCCGVLGPDDYKLGLLVIPLSCYKDLSGKDEDLYQSGCSTHSIKPSFPIIQVISFLVQYVLVICLKVFLVILIRSGTQRRSLWTERRSETLGSLNP, from the exons ATGATGGATGATCAGGAAACACGAGGTATTCAAAGATTACTCTGCGGTACGAAGATAGGCATCTGCAAACTGATCACCTTCTTAGTATGGGTAGTAAATTTC ATTTTCACCTGTGCggatgtttatatatattatgacAAGCTGAAGGAATACCTGGATTGCTGGAATTGTTTGTTCAGGTCCTACATGATTATCGCTCTAGTCATAAATGTCCTTATGGTTCCGCTGCTAATCTTGGGCCTTTTCTTCATATATCTGCATTTTTCCAGGGAAATACGCAtt TACGCAACAGTACTCTTCGTAGCAACTTGGTTGCAGATGATGCTGACTGTTCTGTTTGCACAGAAGTACCAAACTGTAGGAGATGTACTGCGAATATGGAGAAATCGCAAGAGTTTGGAGTTCTTCGAAAGCCGT TGCCAGTGCTGCGGTGTTTTGGGACCTGACGACTACAAGTTGGGCCTGCTGGTTATCCCACTGTCCTGTTACAAGGATCTCAGTGGAAAGGACGAGGATCTCTATCAATCAGGCTGCTCCACGCACTCCATAAAGCCCTCGTTCCCCATCATCCAGGTGATCTCCTTCCTAGTTCAG TATGTATTAGTCATATGTCTGAAGGTATTCCTCGTTATCCTGATAAGGAGCGGGACCCAACGCAGAAGCTTGTGGACTGAACGACGCAGCGAAACGCTTGGTAGTTTAAATCCCTAA
- the LOC6533327 gene encoding protein late bloomer isoform X2, translating into MGSKFRSHPQIFTCADVYIYYDKLKEYLDCWNCLFRSYMIIALVINVLMVPLLILGLFFIYLHFSREIRIYATVLFVATWLQMMLTVLFAQKYQTVGDVLRIWRNRKSLEFFESRCQCCGVLGPDDYKLGLLVIPLSCYKDLSGKDEDLYQSGCSTHSIKPSFPIIQVISFLVQYVLVICLKVFLVILIRSGTQRRSLWTERRSETLGSLNP; encoded by the exons ATGGGTAGTAAATTTCGTAG CCATCCACAGATTTTCACCTGTGCggatgtttatatatattatgacAAGCTGAAGGAATACCTGGATTGCTGGAATTGTTTGTTCAGGTCCTACATGATTATCGCTCTAGTCATAAATGTCCTTATGGTTCCGCTGCTAATCTTGGGCCTTTTCTTCATATATCTGCATTTTTCCAGGGAAATACGCAtt TACGCAACAGTACTCTTCGTAGCAACTTGGTTGCAGATGATGCTGACTGTTCTGTTTGCACAGAAGTACCAAACTGTAGGAGATGTACTGCGAATATGGAGAAATCGCAAGAGTTTGGAGTTCTTCGAAAGCCGT TGCCAGTGCTGCGGTGTTTTGGGACCTGACGACTACAAGTTGGGCCTGCTGGTTATCCCACTGTCCTGTTACAAGGATCTCAGTGGAAAGGACGAGGATCTCTATCAATCAGGCTGCTCCACGCACTCCATAAAGCCCTCGTTCCCCATCATCCAGGTGATCTCCTTCCTAGTTCAG TATGTATTAGTCATATGTCTGAAGGTATTCCTCGTTATCCTGATAAGGAGCGGGACCCAACGCAGAAGCTTGTGGACTGAACGACGCAGCGAAACGCTTGGTAGTTTAAATCCCTAA
- the LOC6533327 gene encoding protein late bloomer isoform X3, which produces MIIALVINVLMVPLLILGLFFIYLHFSREIRIYATVLFVATWLQMMLTVLFAQKYQTVGDVLRIWRNRKSLEFFESRCQCCGVLGPDDYKLGLLVIPLSCYKDLSGKDEDLYQSGCSTHSIKPSFPIIQVISFLVQYVLVICLKVFLVILIRSGTQRRSLWTERRSETLGSLNP; this is translated from the exons ATGATTATCGCTCTAGTCATAAATGTCCTTATGGTTCCGCTGCTAATCTTGGGCCTTTTCTTCATATATCTGCATTTTTCCAGGGAAATACGCAtt TACGCAACAGTACTCTTCGTAGCAACTTGGTTGCAGATGATGCTGACTGTTCTGTTTGCACAGAAGTACCAAACTGTAGGAGATGTACTGCGAATATGGAGAAATCGCAAGAGTTTGGAGTTCTTCGAAAGCCGT TGCCAGTGCTGCGGTGTTTTGGGACCTGACGACTACAAGTTGGGCCTGCTGGTTATCCCACTGTCCTGTTACAAGGATCTCAGTGGAAAGGACGAGGATCTCTATCAATCAGGCTGCTCCACGCACTCCATAAAGCCCTCGTTCCCCATCATCCAGGTGATCTCCTTCCTAGTTCAG TATGTATTAGTCATATGTCTGAAGGTATTCCTCGTTATCCTGATAAGGAGCGGGACCCAACGCAGAAGCTTGTGGACTGAACGACGCAGCGAAACGCTTGGTAGTTTAAATCCCTAA
- the LOC6533328 gene encoding cuticle protein 76, producing the protein MAFKYVLLSFCALVGVASAGFLAPATTYAAASIPVVAKVAQPHYDAVGTTQQNVVRSFGGTVSTYSKNVVTPYSSVSKVDSRITNNVYTPKTLYSAPAPVITKSFYAAAPAPVLAKTVYSAPAPVVAKTVYSAPAPVYAAPAPVVAKTVYSAPAPVLAKTVYSAPVAKAVYAAPAPVYAAPAPVVAKTVYSAPAPVYHAPAPLVAAAPAAFVKYSPAAVVAHASFDGFGSHWGY; encoded by the coding sequence ATGGCATTCAAGTACGTCCTGTTGTCCTTCTGCGCtctggtgggcgtggcaagcgCTGGCTTCCTGGCTCCGGCCACCACCTATGCCGCCGCCTCCATTCCCGTGGTGGCCAAGGTGGCTCAGCCCCACTACGATGCCGTGGGCACCACCCAGCAGAATGTGGTGCGCTCCTTCGGCGGCACTGTGTCCACCTACTCCAAGAACGTGGTCACCCCCTACTCCAGTGTCAGCAAGGTGGACTCCCGCATCACCAACAATGTCTACACCCCGAAGACCCTGTACTCCGCACCTGCTCCCGTGATCACCAAGTCCTTCTAcgccgctgctcctgctccagtgCTGGCCAAGACTGTCTACTCCGCTCCTGCTCCCGTCGTGGCGAAGACTGTCTACTCCGCTCCTGCTCCGGTCtacgctgctcctgctccagtcGTGGCTAAGACTGTCTACTCCGCTCCTGCTCCAGTGCTGGCCAAGACTGTGTACTCCGCTCCCGTGGCCAAGGCTGTCTATGCTGCCCCAGCTCCAGTCTACGCCGCTCCCGCTCCAGTTGTGGCCAAGACCGTGTACtccgctccagctccagtttaCCACGCTCCTGCTCCTCTGGTGGCCGCTGCTCCCGCCGCCTTTGTGAAGTACTCGCCCGCCGCCGTGGTGGCCCACGCCAGCTTCGATGGATTCGGATCCCACTGGGGATACTAG